A region from the Lutra lutra chromosome 1, mLutLut1.2, whole genome shotgun sequence genome encodes:
- the LOC125095937 gene encoding L-lactate dehydrogenase B chain-like codes for MATLKEKLIAPVAEEEAAVPNNKITVVGVGQVGMACAISILGKSLADELALVDVLEDKLKGEMMDLQHGSLFLQTPKIVADKDYSVTANSKIVVVTAGVRQQEGESRLNLVQRNVNVFKFIIPQIVKYSPDCIIIVVSNPVDILTHVTWKLSGLPKHRVIGSGCNLDSARFRYLMAEKLGIHPSSCHGWILGEHGDSSVAVWSGVNVAGVSLQELNPDMGTDNDSENWKEVHKMVVESAYEVIKLKGYTNWAIGLSVADLIESMLKNLSRIHPVSTMVKGMYGIENEVFLSLPCILNARGLTSVINQKLKDDEVAQLKKSADTLWDIQKDLKDL; via the coding sequence ATGGCAACTCTTAAGGAAAAACTGATTGCACCAGTTGCAGAAGAAGAGGCAGCCGTCCCAAACAATAAGATTACTGTAGTGGGTGTTGGACAAGTTGGTATGGCCTGTGCCATCAGCATTCTGGGAAAGTCCCTGGCTGATGAACTTGCCCTTGTGGATGTTTTGGAAGATAAACTCAAAGGAGAAATGATGGATCTGCAGCATGGGAGCTTATTTCTTCAGACACCTAAAATAGTGGCAGATAAAGATTACTCTGTGACTGCCAATTCTAAGATTGTGGTGGTGACTGCGGGAGTCCgccagcaggagggagagagccgGCTCAATCTGGTGCAGAGGAATGTTAATGTCTTCAAATTCATTATTCCGCAGATAGTCAAGTACAGTCCTGATTGTATCATAATTGTGGTTTCCAACCCAGTGGATATTCTCACACATGTTACCTGGAAACTAAGTGGACTACCCAAGCACCGTGTGATCGGAAGTGGGTGTAATCTGGATTCTGCAAGATTTCGCTATCTTATGGCTGAAAAACTTGGCATTCATCCCAGCAGCTGCCATGGATGGATTTTGGGAGAACATGGTGATTCAAGTGTGGCTGTGTGGAGTGGAGTTAATGTGGCAGGTGTTTCTCTTCAGGAACTGAATCCAGATATGGGAACAGACAATGACAGTGAAAATTGGAAGGAAGTGCATAAAATGGTGGTGGAAAGTGCCTATGAAGTCATCAAGCTAAAAGGATATACCAACTGGGCTATTGGATTAAGTGTGGCTGATCTCATTGAGTCCATGTTGAAAAATCTATCCAGGATTCATCCAGTGTCAACAATGGTGAAGGGGATGTATGGCATTGAGAACGAAGTCTTCCTGAGCCTTCCTTGTATCCTGAACGCTCGGGGCTTAACCAGTGTGATCAACCAGAAGCTGAAAGATGATGAGGTTGCCCAGCTCAAGAAAAGTGCAGATACCTTGTGGGACATCCAGAAAGACCTAAAAGATCTGTGA